Proteins from a single region of Neodiprion virginianus isolate iyNeoVirg1 chromosome 4, iyNeoVirg1.1, whole genome shotgun sequence:
- the LOC124303376 gene encoding uncharacterized protein LOC124303376 isoform X3 has protein sequence MEESASKAEKESMAKTIAGNVKEQKFWVVIRKELGVDPPLYLKHLLTCLGFDSAAALKNLSSEAFLEMEKFAQTDMLGLLGEDGYTKSDFFGIYSNTPEQFRILRGHRFCLFEIQKYIIEKGLNHFATAEQDINEKLTNIKAKKETKETLKAVSGKKSDPQSRKSQDLLSEEDQLYMLIKNWFSKQPDGEETFKDYLESPKNRYIEVSVKEDVDEEITYSGKISCCLCKTKITAHKAEYGKSVPRKTRWVCQNFMKHVKEKHLTLNPVENSKENLFPRKHNNSNKIDTKSGQAEKNTANVLKNVVANTTAFTSSCKKVQPEVQPLITDVFDKGTNDNDNWNTNASLSDSIANKNQKLGQNLPRIIEDVKLVTPVEIRRDIIKIEKSRGKRHITREIESDDETEAKPTKRSKNRIESDEELEVSARDKPNDESDVRSQAVIVESTNDELQGEFNLGIM, from the coding sequence ATGGAGGAATCAGCGAGCAAGGCAGAAAAGGAGAGTATGGCGAAGACCATCGCTGGAAATGTTAAAGAACAAAAGTTTTGGGTCGTAATTAGGAAGGAACTTGGAGTTGATCCACCGTTGTACCTGAAGCATCTCCTCACCTGTCTGGGTTTCGATTCAGCGGCCGCTCTGAAAAACCTTTCAAGCGAAGCCTTTCTAGAAATGGAGAAATTTGCCCAAACTGACATGCTGGGATTGTTAGGCGAAGATGGTTACACAAAATCAGACTTCTTCGGTATCTACAGTAATACACCTGAACAATTCCGCATACTACGAGGACATAGGTTTTGCCTCTTCGAAATTCAGAAGTATATTATAGAAAAGGGGTTGAACCATTTTGCTACGGCCGAACAggatattaatgaaaaattaactaacatcaaagcaaaaaaagaaaccaaggAAACGCTAAAAGCTGtatcgggaaaaaaatcagatcCACAGTCACGAAAATCACAGGACTTATTGAGTGAAGAAGATCAATTATACATGCTCATTAAAAATTGGTTTTCTAAGCAACCAGATGGTGAAGAAACCTTCAAAGATTATTTAGAAAGCCCTAAAAATCGGTATATAGAGGTATCTGTCAAAGAAGACGTTGACGAAGAAATTACCTATTCGGGGAAAATATCGTGTTGCCTGTGTAAAACTAAAATTACCGCGCATAAAGCCGAATACGGGAAATCAGTACCGAGGAAAACTCGTTGGGtatgtcaaaattttatgaagcACGTAAAGGAAAAACATTTGACTTTGAACCCTGTGGAAAATTCgaaggaaaatttatttcctcgCAAGCATAACAATAGcaataaaattgatacaaaATCGGGTCAggcggaaaaaaatacagcaaaTGTTCTCAAAAACGTCGTCGCTAACACTACAGCTTTTACTTCTAGTTGTAAAAAGGTTCAACCCGAGGTTCAACCACTTATTACGGATGTATTCGATAAAGGCACCAATGACAATGATAACTGGAATACAAATGCTAGTTTGAGCGACAGTATCGCAAACAAGAACCAGAAGCTCGGCCAAAATTTACCAAGAATTATCGAAGACGTGAAATTAGTCACACCCGTTGAAATAAGAAGggatattattaaaattgaaaaaagcaGGGGAAAAAGGCATATTACTAGAGAAATTGAGAGTGATGACGAAACGGAAGCGAAACCTACTAAACggtcgaaaaatcgaattgaaagCGATGAAGAACTCGAAGTATCTGCACGTGACAAGCCAAATGATGAATCGGATGTTAGATCACAAGCTGTGATAGTTGAAAGTACAAATGATGAGTTACAGGGGGAATTCAACCTCGGAATAATGTAA
- the LOC124302879 gene encoding uncharacterized protein LOC124302879 — translation MYYSNNLSPHLTFPENTQLNGACMTVVQTSQKFNVVMAESRDKTVSRSYLKLHLSLCTWLGLSWPQFTHPVVNVLFILRAFCINGVYTVLIIGCYTHMKIVNKFDLLNSSINVLQLLIYCQGIMHVVYCGIKSKARHRLIAQIRNTFRYASNTGHFTMEEPEMKNKRVVITWMTILILCSTGFFGAAIVREEDSVPVWAPVNLKISPYYEINMILQFAGQFWIGSLSGCFGIFYFSVVALVKAQFDMLLCSLEHVGPLAVLKTKMRVQDGHEKTPIQTTSKGYTSDAGNNGTKISDKCQCCTEEFKRFFKAFEKRRCEKVLSLFEERVYEEELEAALQDCIVHHQSILRLKDALQSYFGTVLLLRFFLVTLIICFVIYSLSKLTVSADFSPTDMRFLSLLEYYVACCGDLFISSYIPDSLLRTSALIPSVAFETLPWHGGSVTEKFFSSMKIFQLGTRKPMSVRTIFYVVSLDIVGNVLRASFSFYTMLRKVQNN, via the exons ATGTACTATTCTAATAACCTCAGTCCACATTTGACCTTCCCAGAGAACACACAACTCAACGGCGCCTGTATGACAGTTGTTCAGACTTCACAGAAGTTTAATGTAGTGATGGCAGAATCAAGAGATAAGACGGTATCCCGGAGTTATTTGAAGTTGCATTTAAGCTTGTGCACATGGTTAGGTTTGAGTTGGCCACAATTTACTCACCCGGTTGTAAACGTGCTTTTTATTCTTCGCGCCTTTTGCATCAACGGCGTTTACACTGTTCTGATAATCGGATGTTATACTCATATGAAAATTGTCAACAAATTTGACTTACTGAACTCTAGTATAAATGTGTTGCAACTACTTATATACTGCCAGGGAATAATGCACGTCGTTTACTGCGGGATTAAAAGCAAAGCTAGACATCGTTTGATCGCACAAATTCGGAACACCTTCAGATATGCCTCGAATACAG GTCATTTCACGATGGAAGAACCAGAGATGAAGAACAAGCGAGTCGTTATTACGTGGATGACGATATTGATCCTATGTTCGACCGGTTTTTTCGGTGCGGCGATAGTCCGAGAAGAGGATTCGGTTCCTGTTTGGGCGCCAGTGAATCTCAAAATTAGTCCTTACTACGAAATCAACATGATCCTGCAGTTTGCAGGGCAGTTTTGGATCGGTTCACTGAGTGGATGTTTtggtattttctattttagcGTCGTAGCGTTAGTCAAAGCTCAATTTGACATGCTTTTATGTTCACTGGAGCACGTGGGTCCTCTTGCTgttctgaaaacgaaaatgagAGTTCAGGATGGGCACGAGAAGACACCTATTCAAACTACCTCGAAGGGTTATACCTCGGATGCAGGAAATAACGGAACGAAAATTTCTGATAAATGTCAGTGTTGTACAGAAGAGTTTAAACG GTTCTTCAAAGCCTTTGAGAAACGACGGTGTGAGAAAGTTCTCTCGCTCTTTGAAGAACGAGTTTACGAGGAAGAACTTGAGGCTGCGTTACAAGATTGTATTGTTCACCATCAAAGTATTTTGAGACTAAAAGATGCCTTGCAGAGTTATTTTGGCACCGTTCTACTCCTTAGATTTTTTCTCGTCACATTGATAATATGCTTTGTCATATACAGTCTGAGTAAG CTGACTGTAAGTGCGGACTTCAGCCCAACCGATATGAGATTTCTCAGCCTACTGGAATACTACGTAGCTTGCTGCGGAGACTTGTTCATATCTTCTTACATTCCCGATAGCCTTTTACGCACG AGCGCCCTGATTCCAAGCGTCGCATTCGAAACCCTACCCTGGCACGGGGGTAGCGTTACAGAAAAGTTCTTCTCAAGTATGAAGATATTTCAACTCGGTACAAGGAAACCGATGAGCGTGCGGACGATATTTTACGTTGTATCTCTTGACATAGTGGGAAAT GTGCTCCGAGCTAGTTTCTCCTTCTACACAATGCTGCGCAAGGTACAAAACAATTGA